The Pseudomonas azadiae genome contains a region encoding:
- a CDS encoding HAL/PAL/TAL family ammonia-lyase, which yields MTTHLEPVTFGERALRIEDVLALANRQAPTQLQGDAAYRQRIAKGAQFLDSLLDKEGVIYGVTTGYGDSCVVAVPLQHVEALPRHLYTFHGCGLGKLLDAQATRAVLAARLQSLCHGVSGVRVELLERLHAFLEHDLLPLIPEEGSVGASGDLTPLSYVAATLSGEREVMFRGERRQAAEVHRELGWAPLVLRPKEALALMNGTAVMTGLACLAFARADYLLQLATRITALNVVALQGNPEHFDERLFAAKPHPGQMQVAAWLRKDLAIDAPTAPLHRLQDRYSLRCAPHVLGVLADSLNWLRAFIEIELNSANDNPIIDAEEERVLHGGHFYGGHIAFAMDSLKTLVANVADLLDRQLALLVDVRYNHGLPSNLSGAPADRAMINHGFKAVQIGTSAWTAEALKNTMPASVFSRSTECHNQDKVSMGTIAARDAIRVLELTEQVAAATLLAANQGVWLRAQAEDARPLPPALAAMHEALAKDFPPVIEDRALEGELRLCLQRIAEQHWRLHA from the coding sequence ATGACGACGCATCTTGAGCCGGTAACCTTTGGCGAACGCGCATTGCGCATCGAAGACGTGCTGGCGTTGGCCAACCGTCAGGCGCCGACCCAATTGCAGGGCGATGCCGCTTATCGCCAGCGCATCGCCAAGGGCGCACAGTTTCTCGATTCGCTGCTGGACAAGGAAGGCGTGATCTATGGCGTGACCACCGGTTATGGCGACTCCTGCGTGGTTGCCGTGCCATTGCAGCACGTCGAGGCCTTGCCGCGTCATCTGTACACCTTTCACGGGTGCGGCCTGGGCAAGTTGCTCGACGCCCAAGCCACCCGAGCAGTGCTGGCCGCGCGTTTGCAGTCGCTGTGCCACGGCGTTTCCGGGGTGCGTGTGGAGTTGCTCGAGCGCCTGCACGCGTTCCTCGAACACGACCTATTGCCGCTGATCCCCGAAGAAGGTTCGGTAGGCGCCAGCGGTGATCTGACGCCGCTGTCCTACGTGGCCGCAACGCTCTCCGGCGAGCGCGAAGTAATGTTCCGTGGCGAACGCCGCCAGGCCGCCGAGGTACACCGCGAACTGGGCTGGGCGCCGCTGGTGCTGCGCCCCAAGGAAGCCCTGGCGCTGATGAATGGCACCGCCGTGATGACCGGCCTGGCCTGCCTGGCTTTCGCCCGCGCCGACTACCTGCTGCAACTGGCCACGCGCATCACCGCGTTGAACGTGGTGGCGCTGCAAGGCAACCCGGAACATTTCGACGAGCGCCTGTTCGCCGCCAAGCCGCACCCGGGGCAGATGCAAGTCGCCGCGTGGCTGCGCAAGGACCTGGCGATCGACGCGCCGACCGCGCCGCTGCATCGCCTGCAGGACCGTTACTCGCTGCGTTGCGCGCCCCATGTGCTCGGCGTGCTGGCCGACAGCCTGAACTGGCTGCGCGCCTTCATTGAGATCGAACTGAACAGCGCCAACGACAACCCGATCATCGACGCCGAAGAAGAACGCGTGCTGCACGGCGGGCACTTCTACGGCGGGCACATCGCCTTCGCCATGGACAGCCTCAAGACCCTGGTGGCCAACGTCGCCGACCTGCTCGACCGCCAGCTCGCACTGCTGGTGGATGTGCGCTACAACCACGGCTTGCCGAGCAACCTGTCCGGCGCCCCGGCCGACCGCGCGATGATCAACCATGGCTTCAAGGCCGTGCAGATCGGCACCAGCGCCTGGACCGCCGAGGCGCTGAAAAACACCATGCCGGCCAGCGTGTTCTCGCGCTCCACCGAGTGCCATAACCAGGACAAGGTCAGCATGGGCACCATCGCTGCCCGCGATGCGATCCGCGTGCTGGAACTGACCGAACAAGTCGCCGCGGCGACCTTGCTTGCCGCCAACCAGGGCGTGTGGCTGCGCGCCCAGGCCGAGGATGCGCGGCCATTGCCGCCAGCGCTGGCGGCGATGCACGAAGCGCTCGCCAAAGACTTCCCGCCGGTCATCGAAGACCGCGCCCTGGAAGGCGAGCTGCGCCTGTGCCTGCAACGCATCGCCGAGCAACACTGGAGGCTGCATGCGTAG
- a CDS encoding LpxL/LpxP family acyltransferase: MSDSTKHWADREERGSYRLMKLTAFAARVLGRRVLSPVLYGIVLYFFLFGRTARQSAWQYQQRLADWSGREHLRPTHRKVFGQFMAFADSLLDKLDVWNGKLRLEQIEINDPAQLRGQLRGARGQMLVGAHLGNLEVCRALAEIGEQVTMNVLVHTKHAEQFNRLLGEAGATHLRLIQVSELDPATMLLLSQRLDDGEWLAIAGDRVPLHGGRTVRVDFLGHAAAFPQGPWLLAGLLKCPVNLLMCLKHKQRYRLSIEPFAELIEWKRSTREQVIALWTARYAARLGQFCLEAPQQWFNFYPFWKTDDDAS; this comes from the coding sequence ATGAGCGACAGCACCAAACATTGGGCCGACCGCGAGGAACGCGGCAGCTACCGGCTGATGAAACTCACCGCATTCGCCGCCAGGGTCCTCGGCCGCCGTGTGTTGAGCCCGGTGCTGTACGGCATTGTGTTGTACTTTTTCCTGTTCGGCCGCACCGCGCGCCAAAGCGCCTGGCAGTACCAACAGCGCCTGGCCGACTGGAGCGGGCGTGAGCACTTGCGCCCCACCCACCGCAAAGTCTTTGGCCAGTTCATGGCCTTTGCCGACTCGCTGCTCGACAAGCTCGACGTATGGAACGGCAAGCTGCGCCTGGAACAGATCGAGATCAACGACCCGGCGCAGTTGCGCGGGCAACTGCGTGGCGCACGCGGGCAGATGCTGGTGGGCGCGCATCTGGGCAACCTGGAAGTGTGCCGCGCGCTCGCCGAAATCGGTGAACAAGTCACCATGAACGTGCTGGTGCACACCAAGCATGCTGAACAATTCAACCGCCTGCTGGGCGAAGCCGGGGCGACCCACTTGCGCCTGATCCAAGTCAGCGAACTGGACCCGGCCACCATGCTGCTGCTCAGCCAGCGCCTGGACGATGGCGAGTGGCTGGCGATTGCCGGCGACCGCGTACCGCTGCACGGCGGGCGCACGGTGCGCGTAGACTTCCTCGGCCATGCCGCCGCTTTCCCGCAAGGTCCGTGGCTGCTGGCCGGCCTGCTCAAATGCCCGGTGAACCTGCTGATGTGCCTCAAGCACAAGCAGCGCTATCGCCTGAGCATTGAGCCTTTCGCCGAATTGATCGAATGGAAACGCAGCACCCGCGAGCAGGTCATCGCCCTGTGGACCGCGCGCTACGCCGCACGCCTGGGCCAGTTTTGCCTGGAAGCGCCCCAACAGTGGTTCAACTTTTACCCTTTCTGGAAGACCGATGACGACGCATCTTGA
- a CDS encoding glycosyltransferase family 2 protein — MHNPCALIPVYNHEAAVPAVVRRLLSNGLPCLLVDDGSSPACAAVLAQLATLDNVTLLTLPNNQGKGGAVMAGFREAARLGYTHTLQVDADGQHDLREVETFLDLSRRHPDAVICGYPEYDDSVPKGRLYARYLTHVWVWINTLSLQIRDSMCGFRVYPLTPVLSLMDSAYIGTRMDFDSDILVRLAWRNQPMRWLPTQVHYPADGLSHFRLFHDNVRISAMHTRLFFGMLVRAPMILWRRWQA, encoded by the coding sequence ATGCATAACCCCTGCGCCCTGATCCCGGTCTACAACCACGAAGCCGCCGTACCCGCCGTGGTCCGCCGCCTGTTGAGCAATGGCCTGCCCTGCCTGCTGGTCGACGACGGCAGCAGCCCGGCCTGCGCAGCGGTATTGGCGCAACTGGCGACGCTCGACAACGTTACCCTGCTGACCCTGCCCAACAACCAGGGCAAAGGCGGCGCGGTGATGGCCGGTTTCCGCGAAGCTGCACGCCTGGGCTACACCCATACCCTGCAAGTGGACGCCGACGGCCAGCACGACCTGCGCGAAGTCGAAACCTTCCTCGACCTCTCGCGCCGGCATCCCGATGCGGTGATCTGCGGCTACCCCGAATACGACGACAGCGTGCCCAAAGGCCGCCTGTACGCGCGCTACCTGACCCACGTGTGGGTGTGGATCAACACCCTGTCGCTGCAGATTCGCGACTCGATGTGCGGCTTTCGCGTGTACCCGCTGACGCCGGTGCTGTCGCTGATGGACTCGGCCTACATCGGCACGCGCATGGATTTCGACTCCGACATCCTGGTGCGCCTGGCCTGGCGCAACCAGCCGATGCGCTGGTTGCCGACCCAGGTGCACTACCCGGCCGACGGCCTGTCGCACTTTCGCCTGTTTCACGACAACGTGCGCATCTCGGCGATGCACACCCGCTTGTTCTTCGGCATGCTGGTGCGTGCGCCGATGATCCTGTGGCGACGGTGGCAGGCATGA
- a CDS encoding acyl-CoA synthetase family protein, producing the protein MNGLKLEHLLLEPLQQRWVTTEPEMSHAQLWEHALSLAAGLQARGIRHLAVHLEDAGLLAIALLGAWRAGVSVLLPADLQPQTRQRWDTVVDAWLTAAADLDALYQAPLSAAVLDLDACQLSLCTSGSSGEPKRIDKTLRQLANEVEALEALWGADLENACIIGSVATQHIYGLLFRVLWPLCAGRTFVRKQLAFPEDLQRASREHAHFAWVASPALLKRMGDNLDWPALSQVSRVFSSGGALPVEAAGSLYDRLQQWPTEILGSSETGGIAWRQGAQPWQPFADVQLSQDADGALRIASPYLPAGHIEHTADAARIHADGRFELLGRLDRIVKLEEKRISLPMLENALMAHPWVAETRLGVVQENRASLGALVVLSAEGLHALRNQGRRMLTQNLRQHLSQHCEALALPRRWRLLRQLPLNSQGKLPQADVEALLLAPRPKAPEVLEQAEADGEWTLQLSVPPDLAYFSGHFPVTPVLPGVVQVEWAFNLGQHLLDLPATFAGMEVLKFQQLVRPGDHIELHLRFDPERSKLYFAYRNGVAACSSGRIVLESVNA; encoded by the coding sequence ATGAATGGGTTGAAACTTGAGCACTTGCTGCTTGAGCCGCTGCAACAGCGTTGGGTGACCACCGAACCTGAAATGAGCCACGCACAGCTGTGGGAGCACGCACTGAGCCTGGCGGCGGGGCTGCAGGCGCGGGGCATCCGGCACCTGGCCGTGCACCTGGAAGATGCAGGCCTGCTGGCGATTGCCCTGCTGGGCGCCTGGCGGGCCGGGGTCAGTGTGCTGCTGCCCGCCGATTTGCAACCGCAGACCCGCCAACGCTGGGACACTGTGGTCGATGCCTGGCTGACCGCAGCGGCCGACCTGGACGCGCTGTATCAAGCGCCATTGAGCGCTGCCGTGCTGGACCTGGATGCCTGCCAACTGAGCCTGTGCACCTCCGGTTCCAGTGGCGAACCCAAGCGCATCGACAAGACCCTGCGCCAGTTGGCCAACGAAGTCGAGGCCCTGGAGGCGCTGTGGGGCGCGGACCTTGAAAACGCCTGCATCATTGGCAGCGTCGCCACCCAGCATATCTACGGCTTGCTGTTCCGAGTGCTATGGCCGCTGTGCGCCGGTCGTACGTTTGTGCGCAAACAACTGGCCTTCCCCGAGGATTTGCAGCGCGCCAGCCGCGAGCACGCACACTTTGCCTGGGTCGCCAGCCCGGCGCTGCTCAAGCGCATGGGCGATAACCTCGATTGGCCCGCACTGAGCCAAGTGTCCCGGGTGTTTTCGTCCGGCGGCGCGTTGCCCGTGGAAGCCGCCGGCAGCCTGTACGACCGGTTGCAGCAATGGCCGACCGAGATCCTCGGCAGCTCGGAAACCGGTGGCATCGCCTGGCGTCAAGGCGCGCAGCCCTGGCAGCCGTTCGCCGATGTGCAACTGAGCCAGGACGCCGACGGCGCCCTGCGCATCGCTTCGCCCTACCTGCCCGCCGGGCATATCGAACACACCGCCGACGCCGCGCGTATCCATGCCGATGGCCGTTTCGAGCTGCTGGGCCGCCTGGATCGGATCGTCAAGCTGGAAGAAAAACGCATTTCCCTGCCCATGCTGGAAAACGCATTGATGGCCCACCCATGGGTCGCGGAAACCCGCCTGGGCGTGGTCCAGGAAAACCGCGCCTCCCTCGGCGCCCTGGTGGTGTTGAGCGCCGAAGGCTTGCATGCCCTGCGCAATCAGGGCCGGCGCATGCTCACCCAGAACCTGCGCCAACACTTGAGCCAACATTGCGAAGCCCTGGCGTTGCCGCGTCGCTGGCGTTTGCTGCGGCAACTGCCGCTGAACAGCCAGGGCAAGCTGCCCCAGGCCGACGTCGAGGCGCTGCTGCTGGCCCCGAGGCCGAAAGCGCCCGAAGTACTGGAACAAGCCGAAGCCGACGGCGAATGGACCTTGCAACTGAGCGTACCGCCGGACCTCGCCTACTTCAGCGGACACTTCCCGGTCACGCCGGTGCTGCCGGGCGTGGTGCAGGTGGAATGGGCGTTCAATCTGGGCCAACACCTGCTGGATTTGCCGGCGACGTTCGCCGGCATGGAAGTGCTCAAGTTCCAGCAATTGGTGCGCCCCGGTGACCACATCGAATTGCACCTGCGCTTTGACCCGGAGCGCAGCAAGTTGTATTTCGCCTATCGCAACGGGGTCGCAGCCTGCTCAAGCGGCCGGATAGTGCTGGAGAGTGTCAATGCGTAA
- a CDS encoding COG4648 family protein, whose translation MSRLIALGLLLAGLLYPFAVYFGTEHFAPWQFGLLLGGLWLLRALIGARRPGTRWMAGAVIVFCLALAWFDSPHLLRWYPSLVSAFMLLLFGLSLRYGPPMVERLARMADPVLPPHAVLYTRQVTVVWSAFFLCNGLLAAALTLWAPLSWWTLYNGLIAYGLMGLLFAVEWLVRQRVRGRV comes from the coding sequence ATGAGCCGGCTGATTGCCCTTGGCCTGTTGCTGGCGGGGCTGCTGTACCCCTTTGCGGTGTATTTCGGCACCGAGCACTTTGCGCCGTGGCAATTCGGCCTGCTGTTGGGCGGCCTGTGGCTGTTACGGGCGCTGATCGGTGCGCGACGCCCCGGCACCCGCTGGATGGCAGGGGCGGTGATTGTGTTCTGCCTGGCGCTGGCCTGGTTCGACAGCCCGCACCTGCTGCGTTGGTACCCGAGCCTGGTCAGCGCATTCATGTTGTTGTTGTTTGGCTTGAGCCTCAGGTATGGCCCGCCGATGGTCGAGCGCCTGGCGCGCATGGCCGACCCCGTATTGCCGCCCCACGCTGTGCTGTATACCCGCCAGGTAACCGTGGTGTGGAGCGCGTTTTTTCTGTGTAATGGCCTGCTCGCCGCCGCCCTCACCCTGTGGGCGCCGCTGAGCTGGTGGACGTTGTACAACGGCTTGATCGCTTACGGGTTGATGGGGTTGTTGTTTGCCGTGGAATGGCTGGTACGACAAAGGGTTCGAGGCCGCGTATGA
- a CDS encoding acyl carrier protein has translation MQTRDDIFNTLRDALVELFELEPARVTLDANLYQDLEIDSIDAVDLIDHIKRQTGKKIAAEEFKAVRTVNDVVEAVYRLVQPAA, from the coding sequence ATGCAAACTCGTGACGATATTTTCAACACCCTGCGCGATGCTCTGGTGGAACTGTTTGAACTGGAGCCTGCCCGCGTCACCCTTGACGCCAACCTGTACCAGGACCTGGAAATCGACAGCATCGACGCCGTGGACTTGATCGACCATATCAAGCGCCAGACCGGCAAGAAGATCGCCGCCGAAGAATTCAAGGCGGTGCGTACCGTGAACGACGTGGTTGAGGCGGTGTACCGTCTGGTCCAACCGGCCGCATGA
- a CDS encoding phosphopantetheine-binding protein, which translates to MSDQHRLEHDIKALIIEALGLEDISVDDIGSEQTLFGEGLGLDSVDALELGLAIQKKYGVKIDADAKDTRNHFTNVASLAAFVTARQAA; encoded by the coding sequence ATGAGCGACCAACACCGCCTTGAGCACGACATAAAGGCGCTGATCATCGAGGCCCTGGGCCTGGAAGACATCAGCGTCGACGACATCGGCAGCGAGCAAACCCTGTTCGGCGAAGGCCTGGGCCTGGATTCGGTCGACGCCCTGGAATTGGGCCTGGCGATCCAGAAAAAGTACGGCGTCAAGATCGATGCCGACGCCAAGGACACCCGCAATCACTTCACCAACGTGGCCAGCCTTGCGGCATTCGTCACAGCCAGACAGGCAGCTTGA
- a CDS encoding lysophospholipid acyltransferase family protein has translation MELATQVVTDKPRDAYYWRLFATAASFTLFGVGGLCLRLLVFPLLGCLPGSAAKHQRRARHTISKLFWFFIRLMQRAGVLTFSVEGAEKLGRPGQMIVANHPSLIDVVFLIGLMRQTNCVVKQSLFQNPFTRGPVRDAGYISNDGSADMLDAAADALRAGQTLIIFPEGTRTTPGAAPAFHRGAAAIALRGATIITPVVIKVSPTTLTKAEPWYRIPKRRFHFSLRVGADIEPQAFATLGPAPQASRKLNDYLHHFFIKELAEDERPTPP, from the coding sequence ATGGAACTGGCAACGCAAGTCGTGACTGATAAACCACGGGATGCCTATTACTGGCGCCTGTTCGCCACTGCCGCCAGTTTCACGCTGTTCGGCGTCGGCGGGTTGTGCCTGCGCCTGCTGGTATTTCCGCTGCTCGGTTGCCTGCCGGGCAGTGCCGCAAAACACCAGCGCCGAGCCCGCCATACCATCAGTAAACTGTTCTGGTTCTTTATCCGCCTGATGCAGCGTGCCGGCGTGTTGACCTTCAGTGTCGAAGGCGCCGAAAAACTCGGCCGTCCCGGCCAGATGATCGTCGCCAACCACCCCTCGCTGATCGACGTGGTGTTCCTGATCGGCCTGATGCGCCAAACCAACTGCGTGGTCAAGCAGAGCCTGTTTCAAAACCCGTTCACCCGAGGCCCGGTACGGGATGCCGGCTACATCAGCAATGACGGCAGCGCAGACATGCTCGACGCCGCCGCCGACGCCCTGCGCGCGGGCCAGACCCTGATCATCTTTCCCGAAGGCACCCGCACCACGCCCGGCGCCGCTCCTGCCTTTCATCGCGGTGCCGCCGCCATTGCGCTGCGGGGTGCGACAATCATCACCCCCGTAGTGATCAAGGTCAGCCCCACCACGTTGACCAAGGCCGAACCCTGGTATCGCATTCCCAAACGCCGCTTTCACTTCAGTTTGCGCGTAGGTGCCGATATAGAACCACAGGCGTTCGCAACACTGGGCCCCGCGCCCCAAGCCTCACGCAAGCTCAACGATTACCTGCACCACTTTTTTATTAAGGAGCTCGCCGAAGATGAGCGACCAACACCGCCTTGA
- a CDS encoding beta-ketoacyl synthase chain length factor, translating into MITFNIAQWRAWAPGLDSVDDWHAWCHAPVLLPVSQACPDVSFLPAMQRRRLSRLARMAFSVGWPLAEGLESLPLVFVSRHGETPRTLDILSDLANNQPLSPTQFSLSVHNAVIGLWSILRNETSEMTALAAAGDGLEHGMLEAAALLSEGAKAVLLVITEEQAPDAYASWIVDVPFPYAVGLLLTPGDEWQLELTGGAVQLTQTQWPHALNLLRALLTEQAACQHAWKNRVWNWQRKS; encoded by the coding sequence GTGATCACTTTCAACATCGCGCAATGGCGCGCCTGGGCCCCAGGGCTCGATAGCGTGGACGACTGGCATGCATGGTGCCACGCCCCGGTGTTGCTGCCCGTAAGCCAGGCATGCCCCGACGTGTCTTTCCTGCCGGCCATGCAGCGCCGCCGCCTGAGCCGCCTGGCGCGCATGGCGTTCAGCGTAGGCTGGCCGCTGGCCGAGGGCCTTGAGAGCCTGCCTCTGGTGTTTGTGTCCCGGCACGGCGAAACCCCGCGCACCCTCGACATCCTCAGCGATCTGGCCAACAACCAGCCGCTCTCGCCGACCCAGTTCAGCCTGTCGGTGCACAACGCGGTGATTGGTTTGTGGTCGATCCTGCGCAATGAAACCAGCGAGATGACCGCCCTCGCGGCTGCTGGCGATGGACTGGAACACGGCATGCTTGAAGCCGCCGCGCTGCTTAGCGAAGGCGCCAAGGCGGTACTGCTGGTGATCACCGAAGAACAGGCACCCGATGCTTACGCCAGCTGGATCGTTGATGTGCCGTTCCCCTACGCTGTCGGCCTGCTGCTGACACCCGGCGACGAGTGGCAACTGGAACTAACCGGCGGTGCGGTCCAACTCACCCAAACACAGTGGCCTCACGCCCTGAATCTGCTGCGCGCCCTGCTCACCGAACAGGCCGCCTGCCAACATGCCTGGAAGAACCGCGTATGGAACTGGCAACGCAAGTCGTGA